The region ATCGAATTTGCATACCGCAACACAATCACCAAGGCCAAGGCATCCAAACTGACAACCGGTGTCCCCGCCATACAGCGATGTGGCAATTTTGCATGATGTTGCACCATCGTACTGTACAATTCGTTTTCTGTTTTCAGGACTTCCAGCACAGCGGATCACGGCTACTTGAGTTTCTTTTGCTTCAACCGTTTTGCCCATAATAGCTGCAGCTGCAGCCATAGTGTCATTTCCGCCAACAGGACAAAACATTCTTGTTATGTCGTCGGTTTTCACAAAAGCATCGGCAAATCCTCTACAGCCAGGGAATCCGCAACCTCCACAGTTTGCACCTGGGAGAATAGCCTCAACCTGATCGATACGAGGATCTTCGAAAACCTTAAACTTTTGTGCTACTAGGTATAAAATTATTGCAAGTACAATCCCCAGTAGACTTAACATTAAAATTGATAATAAAAGAACAGAACTCATATAGGTTGGTTTTTATGAGAGTTTTTCAATTTCAAAGGTGAATCGTTTGGCTATAGCACTTTTGAATAAGTAAAGGATTAGATAGTATGGAATTAGCATTAGTAGAGCGAGTAATCCCGATATTCCTTCGTTTATTCCTGCTACTGTGAATATAACCAGCGATACTATTAGTACAATAAGGGGTAATATGTAACCAAGAAATAGTGCTTTATATCCCAACGATCGTCTTAGAAGCACTTTTACAATTTCACCTACAAAAAAGTTGTGGTTTGATTTTGTAATAACTACAACCTTTTCGGAAGTATCAGAAGCGGTACATGCTCCTTTTGCATGGCAACTCGCGCAGGCCGATTGGCTCGTAATAATAACTCTAATGTCGGTTGGTGTTACTGCATCCACACGGCCTAAATGCTCAATTACATCTGGTTTTGAAGGCATTTTTTCGATTGTTAAATCGACTACAAAAATAAATTTCTTTGTCTATCAATATTTAAATTGTTAAACAATTGATTAATTTATAACGAATCCAAATAGAGTGTACGGTTTGTTTATTGGTTTTGAATAATCAATATAATTATTCATTTTTCAATCGTTTGCGTTGATATATTCTGCTTTTACTTATCAATACTATGCGTTTTTTCTGGTTGATTATATCTTTACAAAAAAAGAATTTGGTTCGAAGGAGATTTTCGATGCGCCATTTAAAATTTGTGTGTGTTGTTTCACTGGTCTTAATTTTTAGAATAGATCTTCATTCTCAAAACTTGTTTCCCGAAAATGAGCCTGTTTATGTTGATACTGAAGTTCCTCGGATTGACATTACGATGCAGGATGTTGATTTACAAAATCTCTATAAGTCGGGAAACGAGTTAAGTAATGTGGAGTATCGATCTGTATTTGTGTTTTCTTCTTCAAGTTTAGTTGACACTGTTTTTGATGTCGGGGTAAGGTTTAGAGGAAATACCTCGAGGTACTCACAGAAAAAGTCTTTTAAAGTTTCGTTTAACACATTCGTGGTTGGCCAGAAGTTTCATGGTTTAGAGAAATTGAATTTGAATGGAGAGCATAACGATCCATCTATTATTCGCTCTAAACTTTGCTGGGATATGCTTAATAGTATAGGAGTGCCTGCCCCACGGGCAAGTCATGTAAGGCTATATATCAACAATCAGTATTATGGATTATATATTAGTGTTGAGCATATTGACGATCAATTTATAAAACTACGTTTTGGCAATAGCAACGGGAATTTGTATAAATGCCTTTATCCGGCTGATCTAACCTATCGTGGGGCAAATCCCAATAGCTATAAGTTTACGGCAAACGGCTATAGGGTTTACGATTTGAAAACTAATGTGGAGGCCGACGATTATTCCGATATCGCAAAGTTAATACAGGTGATTAATCAAACTTCCGTTAGCGAACTACCTGCAAAGTTGGAACCTATTTTCAATGTTAATACATTCCTTAAATATTTGGCCCTTGAGGCATTGGTAGGAAATTGGGATGGATATTCGTACAACAAAAACAACTTTTACCTTTATAAGAATACATCTACCGGTCAATTTGAGTTTATCCCTTATGATCTTGATAATACTTTTGGGATAGATTGGTTCGGCATAGATTGGGCTACCCGTAACGTTGTGTCGTGGAGTAGTTCGGAGGAACGTCCGTTGACCAAGAAGATTCTTTCTGTTGATGTGTACAAAAAACGATACCTGTTTTTTATTAAGGAATTGCAGGGAAATTGGTTCAGTCCTTCTGTATTAAATGCAAAGGCCAATTCTATTCACTATAGGATTCGTCAATATGCTAATTCCGATTCTTACAGATCGCTAGATTATGGCTGGAGCAATGCTGATTTTGATAATTCTTATAGCCAATCGTTGGGAGGACACGTAAAGTATGGACTAATCCCTTATATCAATAAAAGGAATCAGTATGCAAGTTCACAGTTTACTATTGCGAATATACCTCCAGTAGTTTTCAATGTTTATCACAAGGTGATATCGCACAAAGTACCAATTACAATTGCTGCACATGTAGATGACGAGGATGATCCTAAAAGTGTTAAACTGACTTATTGGACAAATAGTGGCAATACCCATGAGGTTGATATGGTTGTTGATAGTAGTATGTTTTACTCCGTAACATTAGATCCAATGGATGAGTCATTCTCCACATTTAGCTATTATATCACGGCTGTCGATGATAAAGATCAGAATACTCGAGAACCGCTGGTTGGGGAGTATTGTGTGAATTTGTCGAATAACTCAAGCCTGTCGCTTTGCATAAATGAGGTAATGACTTCGAACACCCATATCTATCCCGATGAGTATGGAGATTATTCCGATTGGATTGAACTGTATAACTATGGTTCAAGCCCTATTACGTTAGGTGATATCTGCATTACCGATAATCTTGATAAACCGGGTAAGTGGCAATTTCCCGATCTGACAATTCAGCCTGGAGAATTCAAACTGTTTTGGGCCGATGGAAATATTGCAAAGGGTAGCAACCACCTCCCTTTTAAACTTAATAGGGAGGTGGAGGATATTGGTGTTTTTACTTCAAAAGAGTTAGGCCATAAGTATATTGATGGGTATAGAATTTCTGAAATTTCCAAGGATTGTTCCTATGGCTATTATCCCAATTCAGTTGGACTACCTCTGGAATTGAAAAGTCCAACTCCTGGCTTTTCCAATATTAAAACAGAGGATAGTTATAGATTAATTCTTCCCGAGATTAGCCTTTATCCGAATCCATTCTCCGAAACTTTGAATATTAAACTTACTTTTGTTCCGAGTTCCGATTATACAGTCTCAATCTATTCCCTTAGTGGAATTTTAGTTGCAGA is a window of Tenuifilaceae bacterium CYCD DNA encoding:
- a CDS encoding ferredoxin; the encoded protein is MSSVLLLSILMLSLLGIVLAIILYLVAQKFKVFEDPRIDQVEAILPGANCGGCGFPGCRGFADAFVKTDDITRMFCPVGGNDTMAAAAAIMGKTVEAKETQVAVIRCAGSPENRKRIVQYDGATSCKIATSLYGGDTGCQFGCLGLGDCVAVCKFDAIYIDPTTLLPVVDEEKCTSCGACVKACPKFIIELRKKGPKGKRIFVSCINKDKGGIARKACQVACIGCGKCVKTCPHDAITMENNLAYIDFNKCKLCRKCVEECPTGAIREANFPPRKPKIEAEVQTEKTE